Genomic segment of Populus trichocarpa isolate Nisqually-1 chromosome 12, P.trichocarpa_v4.1, whole genome shotgun sequence:
CTTATTTGAATCTTGGATATATCATAACATGGTTGTTGACTCAAAAATCTATCAACCACACTATTTAACTTTTGGCAACAAGGTCATCCACGATTAATGATCTAGATTAGTTTGTGCATGCATATACATCATAGatacaaaaacacattttttattatagatatTAATGTGCAACAATCACTAAATGATCGAGAAGATCTCACCAGCCAAGCAAGAAAGATGGCTAGACCGTTGATAAGATATGCAGCAGACCTCTTCAGACCAGCTGTATCAAGATACCTACATCAAGACAGAAAAGATTtagagttaagaaaaaaaagctcaagCATAATGAGAATTGGACTCGTCAAAAAACCTACCATCTCATATTAATCTCTGGAGTTGTCACTTCAGAGATGAGGCACATGTATGTATAAAGCTGCAGTTCTCCAGACAACATAGAATACGCTACTGCAATTGTAGAAAGAGAATGATGGATAACCTGAAACCAGATGTGACCATGTTGTGAGTTGCGATGACATCAGGTTAAAAGTCAGCACCTTACAGCAAGCACTATATTGTCAGTCTTCATTTGAGAGCTAGTTTGTGTTCATATAATCTGCTGTGCTGTaaacttttctctctcattaATCAATTTTGTGCTGACTCACCAATCTAACATACAGAAAACAGTATCCAGAATTTGGCTAAAGATCGCTGAATCAGTGAATCTGAGATCGATGCCAAGGGGCCGGGAAAATCAATGTGGAATGCAAGGTCAGAAACCTCACTTCCTTGAGAGGAAAACTCcattatgaaacaaaaatatctaTATCACGAAGGATGGCAGGAGGAGGTTAGCCTAAAAGTACAGCAGAAAGAAGACAAACACGCACATGGAAACGGTTGGATTGGGacgattctcatttttttaaaacagaaaaagaaaaatgttcaaTTGCTCTCCATCACATCAAATGCACTTACATACTCCTTTCCACCCAAAGTAGGATAgtacaaaaaaatcattccaaAGTCCACAAAGAAGTACCCAATAGAAACCTGTCAAAAAAAGGCAAACTATTTTCATGTCAAAATACTTGTAGAATTTAGGgaacaaataaatagagaagacTAATATCAAGGAAGGCTGGCAAAGTATTCGTAGTGATATGATTTCTCATCATGCATCATAAATGCAAAGAGAACTATGTCTAGCTAAATGGGTAGAATAGCTGCATCAGCCTGTTGCCAATCCCGAGTGCACTTTtccaaacaaaaaggaaaactctcgcatgaaaaacaaatagataCCCTATATGGCCAAGAAAGATTTGCTAATTCAACTTTGCATATAAGTTACACTAAACTGTGTGGTACTAACACCAGTAGCTAACATATGGGATATGAGGTTAACTACTAAGGCAAAAATATTGCACTAATAAATGAGTTGTTCACACTCAGAGAACTGCTTTTGGAGCACATGATATTATGGAtcatttcaggaaaaaaaaaaaaaaaaggaagtagAGAGAGAAATAGTCGACAGCAAGGCAATCAAGGAGAGACATGATATGCCGTTAAATATCAAGCAGagctaaaaaaaagaactcaCCCCAAGTCCAACAATGGAGAGCTGTGAACTCCGTAATGTAACAAGGCCAGTATGCCGTTGGTCAGAAAAGAGATCCGACCAGAAGACAAAGTACAATGACATAGCTGTGATGAAAATGGCATGAATTGTAGACATGCCTCTGCCACATTTAGGTCATTGATCATCAGTgctcatgaaaaaattaaaatagatgatAGAATATTGGAACATGCACTCACCTATTGTTCCACTCAATTCGTTGAAGTTTTGTAAGACCATTATAAGCTTTGATGTAAAAAGTGCTGATTAATTGAGTGAGATCATAGGCCTGTCAGACAGAGGACATAGgcacaaacaaataaattaaaaaggtaaCAATACAAAACccatttaatgaataaaaaagctTAATGTATTAGAATTGCTCTACCATCATAATGAGGTAGGTGCACGACTACACCCTCCACTAAAATTGAAATGAACATGCTAGTGTTGGTCAGGCAACAGCTCTCAAGTTCAAAAGGATCTAAAAGGTGAGACAGTTACCACTTTGCAAGCAAAAATGCCACCAAGGACGGAAGTGTAAGGAATGAAAGGATCAGCTAATAAGTAATTCTTAACCAATGCCTCAGCCTGATTTTGGTAAGTCTTGATAGCCATAACTGTCTCAGTGGACACAGCCATATATAGACAATTCTTTTATCAGCAGATCTTCTCTTTTGTATATTCTCCTACTTTCTTCCCCTCTTCATTTTGCCCTTTCATCTCTTCCCTAACAGAAATGAGCAACAAGTTAGTCCCGAGATAAAAGGATATTATGATGCTAAAACAAACCAGTTTGATCTTTCCGGTGTATAATATTCTCTCAAAGTCTCAAATACACAGAATTAACAGATCGTTTTGTTCTCTATTTTTCAATCTAAAGAAAGAGTACAAAATATCTAGCATTTCGCCCTAGCGCCTAGTTTATGCATTttccataaaagaaaaggatgctgCAATAGCTAAATATATctatagaagaaaaggaaattgaaaTTTCATTGTCATCTTCCACTAAAGAGCATGCATTTTGCAGTAGCAAAATCAGTGAAAATATCCACAAATCTATTTAGCAAGACTTCTTGCTCGAGATTTAAGGAAATTGCCATAGGAACCAACTATTAGTTCTCATAATCAGTGAAAAAATTGCAAGACCAGAGCTCCAGTTAAGCAAAGTTGACACCTACAAACCATCAACATGAGTCCACAAAATCATAAATCTATTTGCAATTGACGAATCCAAGTTTCTCATCGCTTCCTCAAGTTACAGTAATACATCAACTGAactaacaggaaaaaaaaacatgtgacaAATCCCGATATATCAGCCAACAAACGACATCAAATCACAGCATCCTTTGACATAAAAAACCCAACCTTTAAGGCCACTTCACATCGTATCAAAAAAATGCAACCACCCCATGTCCTTAAATTACCTAAAAACTCACATTAATCAATCGAAAAGTCGAATCATACATTCTTCTTGAAAGAATCAAATCCTACATTATAAAGCCATTACAGAGGAGATTTACCAACCTTCATATATTGTTGAAGAAACCACGTACTCTTTTACAGATCAAGACCAAATGGCCTAATGGGTATTTaaggaaacaaaagagaagccaagaaaatgaaagagcaCATGGGGTGTTTGGTAATGCTGGAGAAAGAAAGCTAACTAACGCAAAAGAACCCAAGTAAAGGACAAGAATCcacaaaagaaagagagcagaaaTTCACGAGTTAGTGCGAGGTGGTGAGTGTTTGAGACTGAAGTAATCAAATCATCTATCAAAGCAaaaccacacacacacaagatGGAGCCAAACTGAAAGCTTCAATCAATATGAACTGTGAATGGGAATCTCTAACCGAAGcaataaataaaagttgaataaaaaaataaaagaaactacaACTCAATCCCTCAATTATGTATCTTTTTCCCTTTTGGtccttaactttttaaattaacaaataactCCCTAACACTGCTGGCATTTGTTTTTTAGGGACTCTTGGTGTGCCATcaccaataaataattaattgtgtttttttggaattcaatggattttttaactttttcaattcatggaagattaatgtaattcaataatgataataaaattgaaaaaattaagggaaaaaagCTTTCTACAAAATGTGAGTcgtgtatttttgaaattatctgagtatttgagaatttttttcacaattagatttaataacataTGCAAGGAGATTTGCATAATAGATGGATTCTTCGGATTGAATATGATGCACGGAAAGAGAGGGTAATGTTGAGTAAGGATTGATAGTTTTACATAACATTGCTAATTTTGAAGTTTTAGGGGATTTAATGGAAACAATTTATATAATCAAGGGACTGATTTGtagattttcataaagaaaacaaGCAGGAATCGGGTAGGTGGTAGGGTGGCAATACGTGTGGACTTGAGTTCGGATGATggatattgtattttttatttttttttcctctcttttgttTTGCCCTTTAATAATTCAtaagattattttgaaaataacacacCAAGGTTAAACCATTATaagttaaaaaggaaaaaaaatcaaaacaactaagaaaatataaaaaaatccaaaaataactaaaaaaatcaaaataaaatctccTAGGCTAAATTAATATGTTCCTTATCTTAGCTAGCTCTTCTTGGCCAagcctataaaaaataagatttgtaGGATATCTTATTAAAATTTGAGTATAGTATGATTTAATGATtgaatcaaaaattaaaataaaaaatcatttaatatattcatatttctctatgaattttatcttgtttatctagTCTATAAACTTATCCACTAAACGTTTCACATTATTTTTAGATAGATGGTTGAGTCATTTAGCTTAAATTGCAATATTATTATTCTacataaacttaaaatatatggtgtttttattgttcataaaaacattatttacccTCTCATATTTTACTGTAGATTACAAtaacataattttgaaaattttcaatttaattcttaaatgttttttgttttgcaccATTGAGCCCTTTAGAAAGCAAATTAGAAtccaattgtattttttttgtaggggagggttgaattgaaagaaaagtaaGTAACATAGGTggcaaattaaaaatttcagtcaaaaattcatttgagcCCCCCATCTTTTTTAGCTGTTAAGTGATCGGTCccttgaattttataaaatttaatttgataccaaactttattttactcATTTTTTGGTTAGAGTAGAGAGAGAGGAGGTTGTCAAATTTCatattagagagagaaagtgtcCGTTAGTGAGGAAACAATGCAttagttgatttctttttcaaataattttttggtgtatgttttaattagtttgtgatgattttttaatgatattgagtgtgtttagattttaaaaagatatgtaTGATTcatatgtgattttttattaattttatatggattaattttttaaaaaaatattgatttttttataagatttttcatttatGCACTTGTGcagccttgtatttttttatttattcagtaatttttatgtgtgtgtcagtttgtattataaattttatgcattttctattacaagtttattttgatagagaaattcattaaacacaacaagGTAAATTATTCGTGTCGCGATgtgaaatattttgatattcatTTGTCGCTTAATTTCTTGCAATATCTCAATATTaagttgatgttttgttttgcgatcaaatatttttttatcaagtagttaaataaaaaatagttttggaaaaaaaattatagtcatATTGGAGTCCACAACCTGGTTTTCAAGTTGAGTATGCTAGCATGGGTTACTCAATTCATAAGTTTGACGAGTTTACTCactaatcaatcaatttaatctgGGCCAACTTCCGTACGATTTCAAGATTGATCCATTAAACTAAATTCAATAACatgatcaaaaaaattatttaccctctaaatattattttatatttaaaaaaattatcaatgcaTGGCGGATTTGGCCAATGAACCAGTTGAGATATAAAGTGTGTGAGGAATggaacaatattatattttttggaatcttTTAGTGGGATGGACAGGAGAAACAATGAtagttgttgaattttttttttatttacctaaATTGATAGTTGTTGAGTTTTCTTATCTGAATTAGGTAAGATGGGGTCAAGAGAATTCTACGAATGTGGGTGATATGTCACTTCTAAGGtgatttaaaatacttttgaaaaacattaaaatgtgATTTCGGGTAGTAACAAAAAACCTAACGGTAAATTCATTTTGatcttaggtatttttttttattcacattattgtataattatcatttttgcTCTTTCCCAACAAAATAAATGTCTTTGTATTTGAAGTATTGTGATTTTTTCTCATAGTCTATTAGTTATCAAAAATTAATCGGGgttatagatatttttaatttttatttatctaagaacattaaaattatctaattacctttcaatttagaatttttaaagcTGGAATCGaggatatttattatttttttattttttaaatacagtaaaataacaagtttactctttaaatataaaaaaatcaaaccatgcaTTTAGAGCCCTTTCGATCATTTCactctatttgtttttcttattatcaTGTTTACCGAGTGCTTTTTGATCTATTAAGAACAActcattattatttaaatgaaaaacctAAAGGAATGTGTGAGGCGTATGTGTCAACGCGTGGGAGGTGCATATGCTTGTGGCGTCTCTTGGTAGCCAACAATGCCCTCTCAGGCTTTCACTATGTTGTTAAAAGTAACGCCGCGTCCTCTTTCTATTGATGTGGCGTGTGTTGACAATGGtgggttttaattttatttttcaatctaaatttatgttatgtttttcaattgagtcctaattctttttatttttttatcattttgttaaatttatttttattttcagttatcattgtcctttatttttttaattgctatttttattttggattcttttgtgtgattgtttttttttttctgtttttattcttcaatatttaatttgttggagattaaatttcatatataatgaTTTCAGTCTAATGACAAGAGGGTCAAGagtttgaaaagtaaaaaaaaactatttttttttaatttgatcattcaatattaattttttttaataattttcttttaaattattttaacctcTTAATCTAAAACACAAGTTTAGTAAATTAATACAAGCTAGACTATCTATTATTATcatgttatatatttttcatgctaCTAAGATTAACATTGActcactaattttattttatttttatttaattttttatttacacaataatatttttccacTTTTAGATATCatgatcattttaaatttttttttttatctatttactatcattgtaattttttcatttgatgaaaaCAAACCAGCTTATTTAATTAGTAACAACTATTACCTGAGTTATAGAGTTTTCTTCTCGTTCTTTTTTAATGCGGTTGAGGCGACTTAGATATCGTTTAAAATTAATGACATTATTTTCTAAACAAACTTCGGCCTAATATatgcataaatataataatataacacgaaaaaataaaagagatagtCTGTCAGACAACCGCATGATCATCCCCATCCAAATCTATGTTTGGGGAACGATCCTCTACAACCATGATGATCACGAGGATCAACAAGCCATTACTCACGCTATGATCACACGGTCATGATTCCTCAACCAGACTTAGGTTCCTGTCTCCTTAGTGTTAAAGGATACAGAGGTACGATCCTATAGAACAGATCCTGTTCAAGTAAGGTCGTGGCTGTTCCTGTTCCTCCACGCTTTATTAGTTACTTTACTTCTTCGTTTGTTTCCGATGTGGGATCCTGGTTAATGCTTCGTTCCAGGGTATATTTGTCCAGAAGAAGAAAGTTTGCGCGCCTTGTGCTTCTCAAAGTCCTGATAAAATCCAGAGGAGAGTGCAGTGAAAGTACTAGGATACCCCCTGAGCTGCTGCGTTGTTATTGCGGtagtatttgttaattttatacgGACAACAACTAGGAGGCTTCTTGGGAGTGTAATAGTCAAGAGTTTGAAGCTTTTACAGGTTTTCCATTACACTTTATGCTTGGCAGTAGCCATACTGATGACATTAGAGTTGTGCCCTATTTGCAGAATTAGATCTTGAATTGGCCAAAATTTGTCACGAACTTTTTTGAACAAATTAGATTGTCTTCGATTGTGACCATTGAGCTATTGGCCATTGGATATGTACTCCTTAAGCAGCTGTGAGCTGAGCCTGGTAAGTTAACTTCGTACTGAAGAACAGATAAAAGAAAGTGCGTATGGATTTTGCAGCGTCTTTGCCACAAGAAACATTGGACTTCATTAAGGTGTTAGTCAGTGATGATGAATGGTAACTACAGACACAAGAGTTTAGCGTCTGTGCATATATCCATTGTCTTGTGTCTATCTAACCAGGAGGGGAACCCTGCAAAACTTCTTTACACGTCAGTCAAGGCCTTCGTCTGCCCTAACATACTTCTTTCCAAAGTGTTTTCTTGGTTCCATGAGTGTGGGGATGGTGAGGCAAGCAATGGCCAGAACTGATTCCCCCATTCTTGTACTTTCCTACCAACCATCTTTGAATTTTGCCTCAAACCTTGTTCACTGCCTTCAAGTAGTTGCTTGATTCATGGTCTCTTGGAATTGTACCTTCGGAGCCGTAGGCCGTGGGATCGCTAAGAGTTTCCAGTGGACGGGGACAATTCAGGAACGGCACTTGCAGAGAACCCATGATGGGTTTTATCAAAAGGGTGTGACTGGAAGGAGCCATCAAATTGCTTGAGGACTATATATCTCTACACAAAAGACGTGTCGGGCTGAGCATTGAGATCTTGAAAATCATCGGGATTAGTTGGCTCTCGTGTTCTCTGGATCCTTGATGGAACTGGGGCTaggaaagctaaaaaaaaaaaattagtctgtCAGACAACCGCATGACCATCCCAAGCCAGAACATGACCGGGGAACGATCCTCTACAGCCATGATGATCACGAGAATCATCAAACCATTACTCACGCTATGATCACACGGTCATGATTCCTCAACCAGACTTAGGTTCCTGTCTCCTTAGTGTTAAAGGATACAGAGGTACGATCCTATAGAACAGATCCTGTTCAAGTAAGGTCGTGACTCGCCTAGTTCCTCCACTACTTTATTAATTTGGTTACTGATTAGTTTGTTGCCGATGTGGGATGTTTGTCAATGCTTCGTTCCAGGGTATTTCTGTCCAGAAGAAGAAAGTTTGCGCGCCCTGTGCTTCTCaaggtattgaaaaaataaaaaaaaattgtaaggtGAATATTGTGACTGTGGTCATCTCGCACACCATTACATGTGAACAGTATATAAAAATTGTAAGGTAAATTAAACTAACATAATACTAAGCGgagtttctaaatattttttatttattttaaatatttaaataaagtatataaaatATTCACTTTCATTActccttttcaattattttgaaaaatcaaaataaaccccactatgtagttattttttttaataaacacttccatttaagaaaaacaataaaaggaaCAAGAGGGAAGGTTTGCCCGTCAGATCACCGCACGATCATCCCCAAGCCAAATCAAGGGCTGAGGGAACGATCCTCTACAGCAAATATGATCACAAGGATCATCCACCCATTACTCACGATATGATCACACGGTCATGGCTCATCAACCAGGTTTAGGTCCCTGCCTCCCTGGTGTTCGAGGATAAAGAGGTATGATCCTAACAGAGCTGCTTGcaaaatcatttgaaataatgtattttaaacttttgattttttttattaagattattttttatatgttttttaatttttttataaactaatattaaaaataatttttaaataataaaaaatattattttaatatatttccaaaaaaaaaacattttaaaaaataattaaaagcgaTGAGTTcgataaaataatgaaaattgtcatagatattatatttttagaaaaaaactctACTagaattttagattaaaaaacaattctcctCGTAATAATCACATTGAAAACTGTTTTAAATGGGTTGCTACAACATCTTATgactaaactttgattttagtttaatttaccCTCACAAGAACATGATTACTAATTATTAGTGGCATaactttaggaataaaaaaagggCCTTTTGGTTGAACTTGATCATTGAGAGAGCTTGAATTTTctcttaattgattttgtatTGGGACTGTATTTAGACTTCCGTATGTAGGTATCTCATGATCCTAAATGGCAATGTAAATTCGTGTTAGGGccattttatatatgtatagtaACCATGATTTatctgataagaaaaaaataaatgagcagAAACGAGTTATGAAACTTGTGGCCCTTGAATTATTTGAAAtcattaaatttcatcattttagttACATGAATgtgttaacaaaataatataaaattatttttaaatctcattttaaattttattttttaattaagatagtTTTGTTTGACAAAAATATCTCAAACACTAGCTtgaatcaaggttgtcaatttcatttcggtaagtgttttgtttttttaattggaatggaATATTTCGGTTTCGAAGcgtttcggcgtgccgtttcggggttgtattgttcatgtgtgtgtatatatgtataattcaaatttaagataaattaattataaattatacaatacaaacacaatgtcaaacaaatataattttaaaatttaaaatattcctaaataatcaagattaaatagaactttaacttaaaataattcaacttaaacaaaatatcaaaatattatgaaataaaatgttttaacacaaaagaaacataaatcaaacatcatctttatcattaaaatagaaataaggATTTTGATCTTGTGGTGGTATGCATGGAAAGTCACCAACTAAACATTTCAATAGTTGATCATTTCCACCAAGCTCATTCTCgtcatcaaaacatatatcttcATCATCTAAAGTTAAAGTAGACAAAGGTGCTTCAATAGTCTCTCAACTTATATCATCTCTATCAAGAAGACTAGATTCTTCACAAATTCATTCATTCAATatgtcaatgttatcaaggctaatgagaTCTAAAACATCacttgttttgtttaaattcatacaaagtataaacatgaaaaaaataacatgaatataaaccatatatattagtgataaatataattttaaaaaattaatattatttttaatgaaaatagtaattgtAACAGTCTCATAttgtaaactcaaaatatatgatatatatttgtagttaccaaattttatatatatatattctaaaatttcGACAGAGTTTCCTTTGTATTCTTTAGATATCAAGTTATCGACTCAATCATTTATCAACCTGTAACATCAATCACAATATTCATCCCATCATTTGGACTTAAAAAACTCAAGCATATTTCAATATCTCAATTCTATTTTCTATAgaacattataataaaactaataaattcttaacatgcatcgtctcttttttttaagtatttgttcttaaatatatatacaactaaccataattcaacttaataataataataacattataaattacatcatacacaagataataacattatttccagtaatcAGCACTAGAATTTACAATCTATAAAATTCCttctacaataataataataaaaatataaactaattaattactccAAGGTGTCGAACACCAGCCTGGTGTCTGTGCGCGTGAAGAGGTCCCTTGTTGTTGATTAAGTCCTGCGGCCTCCTCTGTaccaacaaaaattactttgtcATTGTTCATTCATTCAAACCGGTAAAATTCCAATACCCATTACATATTCTTTGATTAAATCCAACAcccttaattaagtttaattgacttttaattcAAGGAGGACAAAACCCTTCTTTTTGaaacatttacttattttttcacaaaagtCCCTATACAATTTAACCTATCAACATCAATTGTCTTCAATTTGGTAAGATtcctcaataatattatttaaactccattctctaatttttcttctctatttagccaaaaactcctcaataatatcatttaaactccattctctaatttttcttctctatttagcCAAAAACAACCTAAGGAAGGaagtgaagatttttcttttctttttgaaaaattcttactcCATTCATATAATAACACTTATAAACCTTCATCTTCCCATATTTTCCAAACAATTGTATTAAACCTCAAATCCCCTAAATTATTCATCTTTTGgccaaatattcaattaaaatgaggaaaaataatttttgtttcttttacttaaaattaaacacttatccaatcataattcatgatttctaacatggttcaaacataatttgcatcattcctataaattataacataaatctacaacttcacataatcataattttgcataatccttcatcaaacataaaattaaaggaattaattatttggagcatgttatttacctcactttgataaggatttaaggaaagaatgcaagaaaaatcaagttttcttcttctccctcttcaAACCCTAGCTTGAAATCCTTCCTCCAATGC
This window contains:
- the LOC18103883 gene encoding uncharacterized protein LOC18103883 isoform X1, producing the protein MAVSTETVMAIKTYQNQAEALVKNYLLADPFIPYTSVLGGIFACKVAYDLTQLISTFYIKAYNGLTKLQRIEWNNRGMSTIHAIFITAMSLYFVFWSDLFSDQRHTGLVTLRSSQLSIVGLGVSIGYFFVDFGMIFLYYPTLGGKEYVIHHSLSTIAVAYSMLSGELQLYTYMCLISEVTTPEINMRWYLDTAGLKRSAAYLINGLAIFLAWLMARILLFLYLFYHIYLHYDQVIQMSLFGCLLTFLVPAVLFIMNLMWFGKIIKGLKKALAKRL
- the LOC18103883 gene encoding uncharacterized protein LOC18103883 isoform X2, which codes for MMAYDLTQLISTFYIKAYNGLTKLQRIEWNNRGMSTIHAIFITAMSLYFVFWSDLFSDQRHTGLVTLRSSQLSIVGLGVSIGYFFVDFGMIFLYYPTLGGKEYVIHHSLSTIAVAYSMLSGELQLYTYMCLISEVTTPEINMRWYLDTAGLKRSAAYLINGLAIFLAWLMARILLFLYLFYHIYLHYDQVIQMSLFGCLLTFLVPAVLFIMNLMWFGKIIKGLKKALAKRL